Proteins from one Amycolatopsis endophytica genomic window:
- a CDS encoding oxygenase MpaB family protein: MAPQPLGPDSLTWKYFGDWRTLLMALWAGSMQNMHPELGAGVEEHSRFFAERWQRLFRSLYPIGGVVYDGPRAAETARTVRGYHDTIQGVDSRGRRYHALNPGTFYWAHSTFFMLTVIAAERMMGGLSEEQKRRLFDEHVQWYALYGMSMRPVPGSWEEFGEYWEHMCTEVLEDNKATRDVLDLRGLDKPPFAAWLPDPLWRPLRVLIAKQFVWFTVGMYHPAVRERLGYRWSRRDEALHRLTGRAIGFAFRFVPHDRRFHPRARAGWQRVRGDVPADVPLVETPARNLPPLSERDSSTHYVPREVS; this comes from the coding sequence ATGGCACCGCAGCCTCTCGGCCCCGATTCGCTGACGTGGAAGTACTTCGGCGACTGGCGGACGCTGCTCATGGCGCTGTGGGCGGGCTCGATGCAGAACATGCACCCCGAGCTCGGCGCGGGCGTCGAGGAGCACTCGCGGTTCTTCGCCGAACGGTGGCAGCGCCTGTTCCGGTCCCTCTACCCGATCGGTGGCGTCGTCTACGACGGCCCGCGCGCGGCGGAGACGGCGCGGACGGTGCGCGGCTACCACGACACCATCCAGGGCGTGGACTCCCGCGGCCGCCGCTACCACGCCCTGAACCCGGGCACGTTCTACTGGGCGCACTCGACGTTCTTCATGCTCACCGTGATCGCCGCGGAGCGGATGATGGGCGGGCTGAGCGAGGAGCAGAAGCGGCGCCTGTTCGACGAACACGTCCAGTGGTACGCGCTCTACGGCATGAGCATGCGGCCGGTGCCCGGGTCGTGGGAGGAGTTCGGTGAATACTGGGAGCACATGTGCACCGAGGTCCTGGAGGACAACAAGGCCACGCGGGACGTGCTCGACCTGCGGGGCCTGGACAAGCCGCCGTTCGCGGCGTGGCTGCCGGATCCGCTGTGGCGGCCGTTGCGGGTCCTGATCGCGAAGCAGTTCGTGTGGTTCACGGTCGGCATGTACCACCCGGCGGTGCGGGAGCGGCTGGGCTACCGCTGGTCGCGGCGCGACGAGGCGCTGCACCGGCTGACCGGGCGGGCGATCGGGTTCGCGTTCCGGTTCGTGCCGCACGACCGGCGGTTCCACCCGCGTGCCCGTGCCGGATGGCAGCGGGTCCGCGGTGACGTGCCCGCGGACGTGCCGCTCGTGGAAACCCCGGCGCGCAACCTGCCGCCACTGTCCGAACGGGACAGTTCGACTCATTATGTTCCCCGGGAGGTGTCGTGA
- a CDS encoding TetR/AcrR family transcriptional regulator, translating to MTEKTWAGTTLSDRRAARRAQLLDAGLDLLGTTGSAAVTVRAVCRHAKLTERYFYENFADREELVVAVYEQVATQAHQALVDAVPDTGRDPAQRAEAAVSAFVELILDDPRKGRVLLLAPVTEPALSARGVALLPAFAGLVREQLPERMDALEKQLTAIGLVGALTHLFTASLSGTPELPRERLVAHCVGLLVRSS from the coding sequence ATGACCGAGAAAACCTGGGCGGGCACCACGCTCAGCGACCGCCGCGCCGCCCGGCGGGCCCAGCTGCTCGACGCGGGACTGGACCTGCTGGGCACGACGGGCAGCGCGGCAGTGACGGTGCGCGCGGTGTGCCGGCACGCGAAGCTCACCGAGCGCTACTTCTACGAGAACTTCGCCGACCGTGAGGAACTCGTGGTCGCGGTCTACGAGCAGGTCGCCACGCAAGCCCACCAGGCGCTCGTCGACGCGGTGCCGGACACCGGCAGGGACCCGGCGCAGCGCGCCGAGGCGGCGGTGTCCGCGTTCGTCGAGCTGATACTGGACGATCCCCGCAAGGGCCGGGTCCTGCTGCTGGCGCCGGTCACCGAACCGGCCCTGTCCGCCCGCGGCGTGGCGCTGCTGCCCGCGTTCGCCGGGCTCGTCCGCGAACAGCTGCCCGAGCGCATGGACGCCCTGGAGAAGCAGCTGACCGCGATCGGCCTGGTCGGCGCGCTGACCCACCTGTTCACCGCCTCTCTGTCCGGGACACCGGAACTGCCGCGCGAGCGCCTGGTCGCGCACTGCGTGGGACTGCTCGTGCGATCGTCCTAA
- a CDS encoding LLM class F420-dependent oxidoreductase, translating to MKLGYHIGYWSAGPPEGALEAIRTAEELGFDSVWTAEGYGSDALTPLAWWGAATSRVKLGTNIIQMSARTPTATAMAAMTLDHLSGGRFILGLGASGPQVVEGWYGQPYPRPLARTREYVEIVRRVVARGEPVTFDGDQYQLPLRGGTGLGKPLKSTVHPLRPEIPIHLAAEGPKNVALAAEICDGWLPLFFSPKSDDFYRAALAEGFARPGARQTQETFEVAASVPVIVHDDVETAAGFIKPSLALYIGGMGAKQVNFHKDVFARLGYADVAEKVQELYLAGRKEEAVAAIPTSLVEDTSLIGPPEKIRAELAAWDQTVVTTLLLRGDAEGLRRIADALA from the coding sequence GTGAAGCTCGGCTATCACATCGGTTACTGGTCCGCCGGCCCGCCGGAGGGTGCGCTGGAGGCGATCCGGACGGCGGAGGAGCTCGGGTTCGACTCGGTGTGGACGGCCGAAGGGTACGGCTCGGACGCGCTGACGCCGCTGGCCTGGTGGGGCGCGGCGACCTCGCGGGTCAAACTGGGGACGAACATCATCCAGATGTCGGCTCGCACCCCGACCGCGACGGCGATGGCCGCGATGACGCTGGATCATCTGTCGGGTGGCCGGTTCATCCTGGGACTGGGCGCTTCGGGGCCGCAGGTCGTGGAGGGCTGGTACGGGCAGCCCTACCCTCGGCCGCTGGCGCGGACGCGCGAGTACGTGGAGATCGTGCGCCGCGTGGTGGCGCGGGGCGAGCCGGTCACCTTCGACGGTGACCAGTACCAGTTGCCGTTGCGGGGCGGGACCGGTCTGGGGAAGCCGCTGAAGTCCACGGTCCACCCGCTGCGCCCGGAGATCCCGATCCACCTCGCCGCCGAGGGGCCGAAGAACGTCGCGCTGGCGGCGGAAATCTGTGATGGCTGGCTGCCGTTGTTCTTCTCCCCGAAGAGCGATGATTTCTATCGTGCGGCACTCGCGGAAGGCTTCGCCCGCCCTGGCGCCCGGCAGACGCAGGAGACGTTCGAAGTGGCGGCGTCGGTGCCGGTCATCGTGCACGACGATGTCGAGACGGCGGCGGGTTTCATCAAGCCGTCGCTGGCTCTGTATATCGGGGGCATGGGAGCCAAGCAGGTGAATTTCCACAAGGACGTGTTCGCCCGCTTGGGATATGCGGATGTGGCGGAGAAGGTTCAAGAGCTTTATCTCGCGGGTCGTAAGGAAGAGGCGGTTGCGGCTATTCCTACGTCGCTGGTGGAGGACACGTCGCTGATCGGGCCGCCGGAGAAGATCCGGGCGGAACTGGCGGCGTGGGATCAGACGGTGGTGACGACGTTGTTGTTGCGCGGGGATGCTGAAGGTTTGCGGCGGATCGCGGACGCTTTGGCGTGA
- the folP gene encoding dihydropteroate synthase: protein MAIVNRTPDSFYDRGAAFADPDALAAVDRAVAEGADIVDIGGVKAGPGSDVGVAEETRRVVPFVEEIRRRHPELVISVDTWRHEVGRLACEAGADLLNDTWAGADPALAEVAAEFGAGYVCSHTGGAAPRTRPFRVRYEDIAGEVVGELTRRAEEVVALGVPRGGVLIDPTHDFGKNTWHSLALLRHADELTATGWPVLMALSNKDFVGETLGAGITERLDGTLAATALAARDGAQVFRVHEVQQTRRVLEMVAAITGERPPAQAVRGLA, encoded by the coding sequence ATGGCGATCGTGAACCGCACACCCGACTCCTTCTACGACCGGGGCGCGGCCTTCGCCGACCCGGACGCGCTGGCGGCCGTCGACCGGGCGGTCGCCGAGGGCGCGGACATCGTGGACATCGGCGGTGTCAAGGCCGGGCCGGGCAGTGACGTCGGGGTGGCCGAGGAGACCCGGCGGGTGGTGCCGTTCGTCGAGGAGATCCGGCGGCGGCACCCGGAGCTGGTGATCAGCGTGGACACCTGGCGGCACGAGGTCGGCAGGCTCGCCTGCGAGGCGGGCGCGGATCTGCTCAATGACACGTGGGCGGGCGCGGACCCGGCGCTGGCGGAGGTGGCGGCCGAGTTCGGCGCCGGGTACGTCTGCTCCCACACCGGGGGAGCGGCGCCGCGCACGCGCCCGTTCCGCGTTCGCTACGAAGACATCGCCGGTGAGGTGGTCGGGGAGCTGACGAGGCGGGCCGAGGAGGTCGTGGCGCTCGGTGTGCCGCGTGGCGGCGTCCTGATCGACCCGACGCACGACTTCGGCAAGAACACCTGGCACAGCCTGGCTCTGCTGCGGCACGCCGACGAGCTGACCGCGACCGGCTGGCCGGTCCTCATGGCACTGTCCAACAAGGACTTCGTGGGCGAGACGCTGGGGGCGGGCATCACCGAACGCCTCGACGGCACCCTCGCCGCGACCGCGCTGGCGGCGCGCGACGGGGCGCAGGTGTTCCGTGTGCACGAGGTGCAGCAGACGCGCCGGGTGCTGGAGATGGTCGCGGCGATCACCGGGGAGCGGCCGCCGGCCCAGGCGGTGCGCGGACTGGCCTGA
- a CDS encoding class I SAM-dependent methyltransferase, with translation MDRDDEQDRHTRAEQRLGTVGVAHRSVGAREATRANLAWWDADADDYQAAHGEFLGDADFVWCPEGVREADARLLGDVRGRRVAEIGCGQAACSRWLAAAGARPVGLDLSAGMLRHARAGAARTGIDVPLLQATADALPLADGSMDAACSAFGALPFVASVEAVFAEVRRVLRPGAPWVFAVTHPMRWIFPDDPGPAGLTASQPYFDRTPYVEVDADGRATYVEYHRTVGDYVRALAATGFALEDLLEPEWPAGHTRVWGQWSPVRGKLFPGTAIFRARACP, from the coding sequence GTGGACCGCGACGACGAACAGGACCGGCACACGAGGGCGGAGCAACGGCTGGGCACGGTCGGCGTCGCCCACCGCAGCGTCGGCGCGCGCGAGGCCACGCGGGCGAATCTGGCCTGGTGGGACGCCGACGCCGACGACTACCAGGCCGCCCACGGCGAGTTCCTCGGCGACGCGGACTTCGTGTGGTGCCCGGAGGGCGTGCGGGAGGCCGACGCGCGCCTGCTCGGGGACGTCCGCGGGCGGCGCGTGGCCGAGATCGGCTGCGGTCAGGCGGCCTGCTCGCGCTGGCTCGCGGCGGCGGGCGCGCGGCCGGTCGGCCTCGACCTGTCCGCCGGGATGCTCCGGCACGCGCGCGCGGGCGCGGCCCGCACCGGCATCGACGTTCCGCTGCTCCAGGCCACGGCCGACGCGCTCCCGCTCGCCGACGGGAGCATGGACGCCGCGTGTTCGGCGTTCGGCGCGCTGCCGTTCGTCGCCTCGGTCGAGGCGGTGTTCGCCGAGGTGCGCCGCGTGCTGCGGCCCGGCGCGCCCTGGGTGTTCGCCGTGACCCACCCGATGCGGTGGATCTTCCCCGACGATCCGGGACCCGCCGGACTGACGGCGAGCCAGCCCTACTTCGACCGGACGCCCTACGTCGAGGTCGACGCCGACGGCCGCGCCACCTACGTGGAGTACCACCGCACCGTGGGCGACTACGTGCGGGCGCTGGCGGCGACCGGCTTCGCCCTGGAGGACCTGCTGGAGCCGGAGTGGCCGGCCGGGCACACCCGCGTGTGGGGGCAGTGGAGCCCGGTGCGCGGCAAGCTCTTCCCCGGCACCGCGATCTTCCGGGCACGAGCGTGTCCGTGA
- a CDS encoding GNAT family N-acetyltransferase: MSVSAALLSAQRARFAALDPLLPPAAPPPEGEVLDAATADGTRVTAVLQVERHVLGAFDLLWSAVHTWQLFPCTGGTGTAGMDALLRAWRHRMDRESPGPDSACTVTWPSRDAEAVRAFLDHGLVPLSVLAVRTSPPEDHPPPPGVTIRRAGPEDLEEVMALSLATFRYSALVAGPWRPGTEALIAPRLERALAAEAPIWLAERDGVAVALADCGWIESAPGSWAAELLPVGQWGYVNNVATGEHARGEGIGRALMSRVHREFHERGARATYLYFNPANPLSSVFWPRQGYRPLWSYWEVRPASALR, from the coding sequence GTGTCCGTGAGCGCCGCGCTGCTGTCCGCGCAGCGCGCCCGCTTCGCCGCGCTGGACCCGCTGCTGCCGCCGGCCGCGCCGCCACCGGAGGGCGAGGTGCTCGACGCGGCCACCGCGGATGGCACCAGGGTCACCGCGGTGCTCCAGGTCGAGCGGCACGTGCTGGGCGCGTTCGACCTGCTCTGGTCCGCCGTCCACACCTGGCAGTTGTTCCCCTGCACGGGCGGCACCGGCACGGCGGGCATGGATGCGCTGCTGCGGGCGTGGCGTCACCGCATGGACCGCGAATCGCCGGGCCCGGATTCGGCGTGCACGGTGACCTGGCCGAGCCGCGACGCCGAGGCGGTCCGCGCGTTCCTCGACCACGGTCTGGTGCCGCTGTCCGTGCTCGCGGTGCGCACGAGCCCGCCGGAGGATCATCCGCCACCGCCCGGCGTCACCATCCGCCGGGCGGGGCCGGAGGACCTGGAGGAGGTGATGGCCCTGTCGCTGGCCACGTTCCGCTACTCGGCCCTGGTCGCCGGGCCGTGGCGGCCGGGCACGGAGGCGCTGATCGCCCCGCGCCTGGAGCGCGCTCTCGCGGCGGAGGCGCCGATCTGGCTCGCCGAACGGGACGGGGTCGCGGTCGCGCTGGCCGACTGCGGCTGGATCGAATCGGCACCCGGGTCCTGGGCGGCCGAGTTGCTGCCGGTGGGCCAGTGGGGCTACGTCAACAACGTCGCCACCGGTGAGCACGCACGGGGTGAGGGCATCGGGCGGGCGCTGATGTCGCGGGTGCACCGCGAGTTCCACGAACGCGGCGCTCGCGCGACCTACCTCTACTTCAACCCGGCCAATCCGCTGTCCTCGGTGTTCTGGCCGCGCCAGGGCTACCGGCCGCTGTGGTCGTACTGGGAGGTGCGGCCCGCCTCGGCACTGCGGTGA
- a CDS encoding IclR family transcriptional regulator: MTAARIAALFGAFGPGDHVLGASELARRTGLPKSSVHRLTGHLVTHGLLERDGTGVRLGLRLFEIGQLAGRERGLTEAARPYLADLREATRNTVHLAVLEGIEVVYLDIVRGPDAPALPSRIGGRFPAHATAVGKAILAHSPASVLDTVLAAGLTRIGPRTITAPGLLRRQLARIRDEGVAYEREESGVGVTCAASPLLDATGRARAAISISGWSNRVRVERVSPAVRTAALALSRALP; encoded by the coding sequence ATGACCGCGGCCCGGATCGCCGCGCTGTTCGGCGCGTTCGGCCCTGGCGACCACGTGCTGGGCGCCTCCGAGCTGGCGCGCCGCACCGGGCTGCCCAAGTCGTCGGTGCACCGGCTCACCGGGCACCTCGTCACACACGGTCTGCTGGAACGTGACGGCACCGGCGTGCGGCTGGGGCTGCGCCTGTTCGAGATCGGGCAGCTGGCCGGCCGGGAACGCGGGCTCACCGAAGCGGCCCGCCCCTACCTCGCCGACCTGCGCGAAGCCACCCGCAACACGGTCCACCTGGCCGTTTTGGAGGGCATCGAAGTGGTCTACCTCGACATCGTGCGCGGCCCCGACGCGCCCGCCCTGCCGTCGCGGATCGGCGGCCGGTTCCCCGCCCACGCGACGGCCGTGGGCAAGGCCATCCTGGCGCACTCACCCGCATCCGTGCTAGACACCGTGCTAGCGGCGGGACTGACCCGCATCGGACCGCGCACGATCACCGCGCCGGGGCTGCTGCGACGGCAGCTGGCGAGGATCCGCGACGAGGGCGTCGCCTACGAGCGAGAGGAATCGGGGGTGGGCGTAACCTGTGCAGCCAGTCCGCTGCTCGACGCGACCGGTCGGGCACGGGCCGCGATTTCGATCTCGGGCTGGAGCAACCGGGTCCGGGTCGAGCGCGTCTCTCCAGCGGTGCGCACGGCGGCTCTCGCCTTGTCGAGGGCCTTGCCGTAG
- the rpsA gene encoding 30S ribosomal protein S1, whose protein sequence is MTTDTTTAPTSGAVNQVAINDIGSEEDFLAAIDKTIKYFNDGDIVEGTIVKVDRDEVLLDIGYKTEGVIPSRELSIKHDVDPGEVVSVGDEVEALVLQKEDKEGRLILSKKRAQYERAWGTIEELKEKDEPVKGTVIEVVKGGLILDIGLRGFLPASLVEMRRVRDLQPYVGRELEAKIIELDKNRNNVVLSRRAYLEQTQSEVRSEFLNALAKGQVRKGVVSSIVNFGAFVDLGGVDGLVHVSELSWKHIDHPSEVVEVGQEVTVEVLDVDMDRERVSLSLKATQEDPWRQFARTHAIGQIVPGKVTKLVPFGAFVRVEEGIEGLVHISELAERHVEIPEQVVQVGTEVMVKVIDIDLERRRISLSLKQANEGFTTDSEFDPTQYGMAAEYDEQGNYIYPEGFDPDTQEWQEGYDKQREEWERQYAEAHERYEAHMKQIAKAAEASAQAAAEEATGGPVGGGAPQEYSSTGGGSSEQRSGGTLASDEQLAALREKLSGGA, encoded by the coding sequence ATGACCACCGACACCACCACTGCCCCGACGTCTGGCGCCGTCAACCAGGTCGCCATCAACGACATCGGGTCGGAGGAAGACTTCCTCGCCGCGATCGACAAGACGATCAAGTACTTCAACGACGGCGACATCGTTGAGGGCACCATCGTCAAGGTCGACCGCGACGAGGTGCTGCTCGACATCGGTTACAAGACCGAGGGCGTGATCCCCTCGCGTGAGCTGTCCATCAAGCACGATGTCGATCCCGGCGAGGTCGTCAGCGTCGGTGACGAGGTCGAGGCCCTCGTCCTCCAGAAGGAGGACAAGGAAGGCCGGCTGATCCTGTCCAAGAAGCGCGCGCAGTACGAGCGCGCCTGGGGCACGATCGAGGAGCTCAAGGAGAAGGACGAGCCCGTCAAGGGCACCGTCATCGAGGTCGTCAAGGGTGGCCTCATTCTCGACATCGGCCTGCGCGGCTTCCTCCCCGCCTCGCTGGTGGAGATGCGCCGGGTCCGCGACCTGCAGCCCTACGTCGGCCGCGAGCTCGAAGCCAAGATCATCGAGCTGGACAAGAACCGCAACAACGTGGTCCTGTCCCGCCGCGCCTACCTGGAGCAGACCCAGTCCGAGGTCCGCAGCGAGTTCCTCAACGCGCTGGCCAAGGGTCAGGTCCGCAAGGGTGTCGTGTCCTCGATCGTCAACTTCGGCGCGTTCGTCGACCTCGGCGGCGTCGACGGTCTGGTGCACGTCTCGGAGCTGTCCTGGAAGCACATCGACCACCCGAGCGAGGTCGTCGAGGTCGGCCAGGAGGTCACCGTCGAGGTCCTCGACGTCGACATGGACCGCGAGCGCGTGTCGCTGTCGCTCAAGGCGACCCAGGAAGACCCGTGGCGTCAGTTCGCCCGCACCCACGCGATCGGCCAGATCGTGCCGGGCAAGGTCACCAAGCTCGTTCCCTTCGGCGCGTTCGTCCGCGTCGAGGAGGGCATCGAGGGCCTGGTGCACATCTCCGAGCTGGCCGAGCGCCACGTGGAGATCCCGGAGCAGGTCGTGCAGGTCGGCACCGAGGTCATGGTCAAGGTCATCGACATCGACCTGGAGCGCCGCCGGATCTCGCTGTCGCTGAAGCAGGCGAACGAGGGCTTCACCACCGACAGCGAGTTCGACCCGACGCAGTACGGCATGGCCGCCGAGTACGACGAGCAGGGCAACTACATCTACCCCGAGGGCTTCGACCCCGACACGCAGGAGTGGCAGGAAGGCTACGACAAGCAGCGTGAGGAGTGGGAGCGTCAGTACGCCGAGGCGCACGAGCGTTACGAGGCCCACATGAAGCAGATCGCCAAGGCGGCCGAGGCCAGCGCCCAGGCGGCGGCCGAGGAGGCCACCGGCGGTCCGGTCGGCGGGGGTGCTCCGCAGGAGTACAGCTCGACCGGCGGCGGCAGCTCGGAGCAGCGCAGCGGCGGCACGCTCGCCAGCGACGAGCAGCTCGCGGCCCTGCGCGAGAAGCTTTCGGGCGGCGCGTGA
- a CDS encoding DUF1877 family protein, with protein sequence MSVLGDIARVSPVELERLRTVSDAYGYLSDQVPTCDLDRYWDGLRFAMDAAGFPINPIGGEPYPDEGSTWGEGGPHTNSCALTSDQVRQVASLLAATPFTALTKHLTAGGTAGLYPANRNWASPVVHSCAAGYYRGLVEFFQEAAAAGQCTVFWAA encoded by the coding sequence GTGAGTGTACTGGGCGATATCGCCAGGGTGAGTCCCGTCGAGCTTGAGAGGTTGCGTACCGTCTCCGATGCCTACGGCTACCTGTCCGACCAGGTGCCCACGTGCGACCTCGACCGGTACTGGGACGGCCTGCGCTTCGCGATGGACGCCGCGGGCTTCCCGATCAACCCGATCGGCGGCGAGCCGTATCCCGACGAGGGGTCCACCTGGGGCGAGGGCGGTCCGCACACCAACTCGTGTGCGCTCACCTCCGACCAGGTACGGCAGGTGGCGTCGCTGCTGGCCGCGACACCGTTCACGGCACTGACGAAGCATCTGACCGCGGGCGGCACCGCGGGCCTGTACCCCGCCAACCGGAACTGGGCCTCTCCCGTCGTCCATTCGTGTGCCGCAGGCTATTACCGCGGGCTCGTGGAGTTCTTCCAGGAGGCGGCGGCAGCCGGGCAGTGCACCGTCTTCTGGGCTGCCTGA
- a CDS encoding acetaldehyde dehydrogenase (acetylating), with protein sequence MSTRKVRAAIVGPGNIGTDLLAKLRRSEHVEVTSMVGVDPASDGLRRAAELGVETSAGGVDWLLSRDELPEIVFEATSAKAHLANAPRYAEAGIQAVDLTPAAVGPFTCPAVTAPDKLGAANFNLITCGGQATIPIVHAVSRVTEVPYAEIVASVSSRSAGPGTRANIDEFTETTARGLEIVGGAAKGKAIIIINPVEPPLIMRDTVFCAISPDADRDAITASIERMVADVQVYVPGYTLKAAPQFDDPRPGWQGRARVAVFLEVAGNGDYLPPYAGNLDIMTAAAARVGELLAVNRAQEVPA encoded by the coding sequence ATGAGCACCCGCAAGGTACGGGCCGCCATCGTCGGGCCCGGCAACATCGGCACCGACCTGCTCGCGAAGCTGCGCCGCAGCGAGCACGTCGAGGTGACCTCCATGGTCGGCGTCGACCCGGCCTCCGACGGCCTGAGGCGCGCCGCCGAGCTGGGCGTGGAAACCTCGGCGGGCGGCGTGGACTGGCTGCTGTCCCGGGACGAGCTGCCGGAGATCGTGTTCGAGGCGACCTCGGCCAAGGCCCATCTGGCGAACGCGCCGCGCTACGCCGAAGCCGGCATTCAGGCCGTCGACCTCACCCCGGCCGCGGTCGGCCCGTTCACGTGCCCCGCGGTCACGGCACCGGACAAGCTCGGCGCGGCGAACTTCAACCTGATCACCTGCGGCGGGCAGGCGACCATCCCGATCGTGCACGCCGTCTCGCGGGTCACCGAGGTGCCCTACGCCGAGATCGTGGCGTCGGTGTCGTCGCGGTCGGCCGGTCCCGGCACCCGGGCCAACATCGACGAGTTCACCGAGACCACCGCGCGCGGCCTGGAGATCGTCGGCGGTGCGGCGAAGGGCAAGGCGATCATCATCATCAACCCGGTCGAACCGCCGCTGATCATGCGCGACACGGTGTTCTGCGCGATCTCGCCGGACGCCGACCGGGACGCGATCACCGCCTCCATCGAGCGGATGGTCGCCGACGTGCAGGTCTACGTGCCCGGCTACACGCTCAAGGCCGCGCCGCAGTTCGACGATCCGCGTCCGGGCTGGCAGGGCCGGGCGCGGGTGGCGGTGTTCCTGGAGGTGGCAGGCAACGGCGACTACCTGCCGCCGTATGCCGGGAACCTGGACATCATGACCGCCGCGGCCGCCCGCGTGGGCGAGCTGCTGGCCGTGAACCGCGCGCAGGAGGTGCCGGCGTGA
- the dmpG gene encoding 4-hydroxy-2-oxovalerate aldolase — translation MSEREVRLVDTSLRDGSHAMAHQFTVDNVRDTVRALDQAGISLIEVTHGDGLGGSTFNYGFSLVDERELIAVAVEEAKQAKIAVLLLPGLGTVTDLEAAADLGAGAVRIATHCTEADVSVQHFTEARRLGLETVGFLMLSHMATPEKLAEQGRIMVDAGCQCVYVVDSAGALILEEAADRVAALVAEFGEDAQVGYHGHQNLSFGVANSVLAHRAGARQIDGSLVALGAGAGNSPTEVLAAVFERLGVRTGVDKDVLMDAAENVVKPFITRLPVMDRSSIVQGFAGVYSSFLLHAERAAERYQVPAHEILYRVGENRYVGGQEDMIIDIALQLATERESA, via the coding sequence GTGAGCGAGCGGGAGGTGCGGCTCGTCGACACGAGCCTGCGCGACGGCAGTCACGCCATGGCGCACCAGTTCACCGTGGACAACGTCCGCGACACGGTGCGCGCGCTGGATCAGGCGGGCATCTCGCTGATCGAGGTGACCCACGGCGACGGGCTGGGCGGATCGACGTTCAACTACGGGTTCTCGCTGGTGGACGAGCGCGAGCTGATCGCGGTGGCGGTCGAGGAGGCGAAGCAGGCCAAGATCGCGGTGCTGCTGCTGCCCGGCCTGGGCACGGTCACCGACCTCGAAGCGGCCGCGGACCTGGGTGCGGGCGCGGTGCGGATCGCGACGCACTGCACCGAGGCGGACGTGTCGGTCCAGCATTTCACCGAGGCACGCAGGCTCGGGCTGGAGACCGTCGGGTTCCTGATGCTGTCCCATATGGCCACCCCGGAGAAGCTGGCCGAGCAGGGCCGGATCATGGTCGACGCCGGGTGCCAGTGCGTGTACGTGGTGGACTCCGCGGGGGCGCTGATCCTGGAGGAGGCCGCCGACCGGGTCGCCGCGCTGGTCGCCGAGTTCGGCGAGGACGCGCAGGTGGGCTACCACGGGCACCAGAACCTCAGCTTCGGCGTCGCGAACTCGGTGCTCGCCCACCGGGCCGGGGCCCGGCAGATCGACGGTTCCCTCGTCGCGCTCGGCGCCGGTGCGGGGAACTCGCCGACCGAGGTGCTGGCCGCGGTGTTCGAGCGGCTCGGTGTGCGCACCGGGGTGGACAAGGATGTGCTGATGGACGCGGCGGAGAACGTCGTGAAGCCGTTCATCACGCGGCTGCCGGTGATGGACCGGTCGTCGATCGTGCAGGGTTTCGCCGGGGTGTACTCCAGCTTCCTGCTGCACGCCGAGCGCGCCGCGGAACGCTACCAGGTGCCGGCGCACGAAATCCTGTACCGGGTGGGGGAAAACCGCTACGTCGGCGGTCAGGAGGACATGATCATCGACATCGCGCTCCAGCTCGCCACGGAGCGGGAGTCCGCTTAG
- a CDS encoding TetR/AcrR family transcriptional regulator, protein MATRHGPAGPADSHSRERFLQAALAVLLKQGVSGLTVRSVAEAAGTSTIGVYTRFGGRTGILDALYERTFEMLGEEFVAVPRVPGDPVAGILGLTRAYRRFALEGPARYAFMFEQAVPGFDPDPDLRAYAQRATFALMVDRIEPMTPPGGDATTTGYLVWTTMHGLVSVELTQRARTAPPKWFIGASDDVYDDLFDSGIRAMLTGLGLRAR, encoded by the coding sequence ATGGCCACCCGACACGGCCCGGCGGGGCCTGCCGACAGCCACAGCAGGGAAAGATTCCTGCAGGCCGCGCTGGCAGTACTCCTCAAACAGGGCGTGTCCGGCCTGACCGTGCGCAGCGTCGCCGAGGCCGCCGGCACCTCCACCATCGGCGTCTACACGCGCTTCGGCGGCCGCACCGGCATCCTGGATGCCTTGTACGAGCGCACTTTCGAGATGCTGGGCGAGGAGTTCGTCGCCGTGCCACGGGTTCCCGGTGATCCGGTCGCCGGGATCCTCGGCCTGACCCGCGCCTACCGCCGGTTCGCGCTGGAGGGCCCCGCCCGCTACGCGTTCATGTTCGAGCAGGCGGTGCCCGGGTTCGACCCGGACCCCGACCTGCGGGCCTACGCGCAGCGCGCCACCTTCGCGCTCATGGTCGACCGGATCGAGCCGATGACCCCGCCCGGCGGGGACGCCACCACCACCGGTTACCTGGTCTGGACGACCATGCACGGGCTGGTCAGTGTCGAGCTGACGCAACGCGCGCGCACCGCACCGCCCAAGTGGTTCATCGGGGCCTCCGACGACGTCTACGACGACCTCTTCGACTCGGGCATCCGCGCGATGCTCACCGGGCTCGGCCTCCGCGCGCGCTGA